Within the Musa acuminata AAA Group cultivar baxijiao chromosome BXJ2-9, Cavendish_Baxijiao_AAA, whole genome shotgun sequence genome, the region GTCTTCGTAAACGTTTGGATGATTCAAAGAGACGCCGCCATTTGGGGGGAGGATGCCGTGGAGTTCAGGCCGGAGAGGTTTCTGACAGCAGCAGATGACAAGTACGAGTTCCGTGGCACTAACTTCGCTTATCTGCCATTTGGATCAGGGAGGAGGATGTGTGCTGGGATCTCTCTAGCAGAAAAGATGGTGACGCACATGTTGGCTTCCTTCCTGCATTCCTTTCGCTGGCAACTTCCAGAGGGGGAGAAGCTTGAGCTCGGTGAGAGGTTTGGAATTGTGATGAGGAAGGCTGAACCACTTGTTCTTGTTCCAACCGCGAGATTTGATGATCCAGATCTCTATAGTTAACTCAAAGTGAGAAATATTCCATGGCTTGGAATATTCAGCGTTCGATGGCACATAAAATATTGTATCTCAGTCAAGAAATATTTTGGCTGTTGTCATGTGATCCCTTGCAATCTTCTCAATTATTGTCATGGGTCAATCTGGTTCCTTCGATATTAAAAAAAAGTTTCTTAAAAGTTACAATATGTAACCATCTCACCTTAAAGGTACAATATGTAACCATCTTAATATCTTACTTTGAACGTTTTATCCACATACATAATCCCGAATAGTTTACCTTGTACTTTTATCCACACGAGCAAATCCTTCCACCGTGGTGCTTATATACCGAATGATAGTTGTCCGTTAATATATTCTATATCATTTATCCCTTCCCTCAGTGTTCTTCAGAACTCTTGTTAAAGGGTCCAGAGTATGACATTTAATTCATTCGACAGACTCATTACCATCCTATCTCTTCGTGGTGTCAAAATGACACAAGTTAGCCGGATAGAGATTGGGTTTTCCCGACTCACATGTCTTGGGCACATTTCGTCTTGCGCTACCGTGACAAATTTCTCTTGGTTCGAATTAGGTTTTCCTAACTTATACGTTTTGAGCACGTTGTGTCATATGCTTCTGCCATAGCGGATTTATTTTGACATGGGTCAAGTTTTTTTAACACATGCCTCGGGACACCTCTGTTGTGGTGGATTTCTCTTAGCACAGGTCAGGCTTTTCCAACTCACACGCTTTAGACGTATTTTATCATGTGCTTCTACTGTGATAGATTTCTTTTAGCGTGAGTCGGATTTTGTCGACTCACATGCCTTGGGAACGTTTTTTCCTATACTTTTGTTATAACAGATTTCTCTTGGCATGGGTCGGGTCTTCTTGATTCACATGACTTAGATATATCTCGCCTTGTCCAGGATAATACACCTCTACTGTGAAGAATTTTTGTTAGTGTGGATCAAATTTTCCTAACTCACATACTTTGGGTATGTTTTGCCTTATGATTCTATCATAACAAATTTCTCTTGGTATGGATCGGGTTTTTTTTAACTCCCATGCCTCGGACACATTTTTCATCGCACTTTCATCGTGGAGGATTTCTTTTGTATGGGTTGGGCTTTCTTCACTTACACACCTCGGGCATATTTTGCCCTGTGCCTTCACCGTGATATATTTCTCTTGGAGCAGGTCAGGTTTTCCTGACTTACACCCCTCGGACACATTTTGTCATGTACTTTTGCTATATTAGATTTCTATTGGCACAAGTTTGGTTTTCCTAACTCACATACCTCAAGCACAATTTACTCTATGCCTCTACCGTGGTGGATTTCTCTTAATGCAAATCGTATTTTTCCAACTCAAATGTCTCTAGCATATTTCGTCCTATGCCTTCACCATGGTAAATTTCTCTTAGTGGCAGATTTTTCTTGATATGGGTCAGGTTTTCCTAACTTGCGCCTTGAGCATATTTTACTCGGTGTCTTCACTTTGGCATATTTCTCTTGGAGCGAGTCAGGTTTTTTGACTCACATGCCTCGATCATGTTTTATCCCGTGCTTCCATTATAGTAAATTTCTCTTAATACTGGTCGGGTTTTCTCGACTTGTATACCTTGGGCACATTTTCTCTTACATTGCCATGATAAATTTTTCTTAGCTTAGGTCTAATTTTTCTAACTTACACACATCTGGCTTTTTTTTGCTATGTGCTTCCCTCATAGTGGATTTCTCTTGGTATAAGTCAGATTTTTTTGACACATACCTCAGGCATATTTTGCCCTGTGCTTTCGCTATAATTGATTTCTCTTAACGTGGATTATGTTTTCTAGACTTACATATCTCAAGCACATTTTGCCCTGTGCCTCTATCGTGAAAGATTTCTCTTGGTGTAAGTCGAGTTTTCCCGACTTACATATCTCAAGCATATTTGACCATGCGCCTCTATCGTGGTTGATTTCTCTTAGCACATGTTAAGTTTTTTTAACTCTTACACCTCGGGTACATTTTATCTTATGCTTCTATCATAGTATATTCCTCTTGATATGGGTTGAGTTTTTTTAATCACATACTTTGAGCACATTCCCTCCTAAGCCTTCGTCATAGTGAGTTTCTCTTAGTGCGGGCCAGGTTTTCCCAACTCAAATGCCTCGGGCATATTTTCCCCTTCGCCTCCATCATGATGGATTTCAAATCCTTCATTCATCGTAGCATGCTTTGAGTCCTTCCTTTGCCATGGAGGATTTTGAGTCCTCCCACCATTGTAGCGAGCTTTAAGTCCACTCTTTGCAGTGATAGATTTCAAGCTCTTCTCCTATCATTGCGGGCTTTAAGTTCTCTCTATATCATAGTAGATTTTCGATCCTCTTTTTGTCGTGGTAGGCTTCAAGTCAACCCTCCATCATGATGGATTTTGAGTCATCCTTTTGCTATCGTGGGCTTCAAGTTCTCCTTCATTTGTATCATATTTCAGATCTTCTTTTCATTGTGGGGGCCTTAAATTCTCCCTTTGGTATGGCGGATTTTGAGTCATTCTCCCATCGTGATGAGCTTCATATCCTTCTTCGTTGATGTTAAATTGGCAGTTATTTCACAACAAATGTAAAACTATTTAATAATATTCTTAATCATCATTTTAATCATAGCCATGATTTTTTCTCTACTTTTATATACATTAGTTAAACTTGTATAGTTTGTAGTAGGGCTCTAGTAGCAACCCAAAACAGTTTAGTAGCCACTTTGTCTCATACATCATaagattttttaatatatgaacaaTGTAATAACCTCTTGGAAAAATCTCCTTTCAACAAAATTTTGAATTTCATAATAGTCAAATTTTTGCATCTCATAATACACATTCTAAATTTACTAAATTAAACTTAGGTGCTTAAACTGTCAACTTTTTTCACTCATGattaataaaacaaaacaaacttAATCCAAAAAAATTTGTTGAACATGTCCCTACGATCGTTTACATAAACATAATAAATGATATAAGATATGAATATAAGAAATCTCTTCACAATAAAGAAATAAGTTAGAtcagaaaaaaaattatcatactaGAATGGcgattataattaatatataaatcttCATATGAATTGTACTCGAAGATTGACATCAagatatgatatttttctttatatacaaACATGTAAAGATTGATAAAATCTTTTATGgctttgaattattagattacatgactttatctaattagataaaatatattatgaatatgattaaattttgattatgattatcaacCAATAGAAAGGAGGTTTAATTAAAATATGATGTATTAGGAGATCACTTTTTATTAGAGGGACTTTATTAATTACTTATTAGAAACCCTCcgctctcacctataaatagataggatctCATAAAGATTTAACATAAAATACGAGAATGTAATATGTGATATTATTGAGTAATTATAGATCTTCTCTTATCTCTTCGTGGTGttattgagagattatatatcttctcttATCTCTAGTCACTAATCTTTCACTATTACTAATCCtagtataaaaagaaaaaagatgacgAGTCTAGTTCTCTTTATTGATTAACATTACTATAATTTTTGGATTTGATAATGATGCACTTGTAGATCCGATaaaaactttctaaatagtatcaAAAGGTACATATCATAAACTTGATAAATCATTATTATTTcagtttttaatattaaaattttttgtaaACAATAGCATAATTATGAAACAATTAATATTAGAGCTATgttttttgaaatcaaatatattataaaagtatgtcaaatatattttatatgtcaAAACTAAAAATTATTTAATAGAGAAATAGGAAAGAGCAAATCTTTTCATAATCTAACACATACTTTCGATATATTATCTCTTTTTCGTGTGTTCCAACAACTACCATTATATAAAAGCTTGAGAGAATCTTTAAAAACTTATAAAAAAGATGGTGCATGAATTACTAAGAAACACCATCTAGAGTAGTTGATAACAAGCCTATGGAgggtatttatatcattttatctaAGACAAAAGGATGTCAATACCTGAATGAGATGCACCTTTCTAATGCATGTTTAGTTCATAATGTATCTTTAGATAGTAATGCACatgaaattgataaaaaaaactaaaaattagTAAGAAAATAAAACATATAAGGAAGGAAGGTCCAAACATAGAACATTATTTATTTCAATTGAGACCTTCACCACACATCTAATACATTTTGTTTCCCACAAATTTTATTTAGTGAAAACTTCCATTTAACCTAAGTTTTATTCACTTGCAGCAATACTCTCCATGACATTACATCGAAGCTCTCACTTCCGTCTCGTACTTGGGAGTGGAGAGGGCAGTATGAGTTCATTAATATCTCCACTTGCATGCCTTTGAGAGCTAATGTCTTCCCCATGAAATGATCGATTATGGCATTATCGTTGATCTTGATGGAGACCCATTCAAACAATCATAGTTtttctaatttatatattttttgatatttttataccaTCCAAACAATCTGTTATTTTCTTCATGTGTTTTCTATTTCTACTAAAACATGATGAATCTACATGATCTCTTTTTACATTTGCACTATTTTTGGGATCAAATCAAAAACTGAGTAAGAAGCACAAATCTTTGCCAAAATCTGTTAGAATTTTTTGGACACCATTTAATTGCACCATTTTGATTAACATATATCACACATTTTCTATTTTGGAAGATTTTTTTTGATGTTTTATGAGTTTTTTCAATATGTAAAATGGAGAATCGAGTGAAATTTATACTTCCAATagcctaattttttttaatttaatatatttttataaaacaaatGATTATAACATATTTTAACTTATTGCtttatcaaaatttatttcaACTTTGATCCCAAAACTATTTTTGTATTCatgtattataattttataagtcaCTGAAAATATATTATCACTAAGCTGCTTTAAAAATACTTTggataattaaaattttagtgtAATTGTTCTTGCCCATAACTATTGTGATATAGGTGGAAATTTATATGATTGAAGATTATGTCCAAATTATTGGCATTTTGAAaaccttttttcttatttatcgCGCTTTGTGTTAATTCAATTCTTACTTTCTTTCCATACCTCTCAGAGATAACGTGATACGATCATATTCTCaccgtatgaaatattttattattataggtCTTCTTGTATGTgtcaattatataaaaatctttACGAAATGAATACAGATTATCATTACTATACCTAGAATATAAAATTCTCAAAATatcgatataaatttattttcgactatatatattgataattttgaattttaaaattttctcatcGCCTAGTCTCCATAATTAATTGGTTGGCGTTGATAGTGAGTTGgtgagaaaaaattaaaatttataattactgatatatatgtatatatatatacacgtatgtATGTAATCTTATTTTTTAATCTATTATTCAATGATaggaagattaaaaaaaaagaaatacatgATAACAAGATTcatgaatatattattaatttgggAAATTAGAGTGTAGAGAggcatcttgatttttttatccgTTCGTCAAGTATTCTTTAGATTAAAagaattttataatataaatatttagtaaatcatgtctcttgaattcaagtgttggacaactaagaaaaatatatgaaaagtttaaatcattaaaatgaaaatattaaaatggaTAGGTTGTGTtatgaaaattataaaatattttaattcgataatgcataattttgatgaaaaaaattgaAGGAGAATTGATCATAatggtataaatatatatatgtgattacaaaaaaaagagagaattattAGTATTAAAATCCAAAGAAAAATGAACGCAACCCACACCACAACACAGTCGAAATCTCTTCCTCCCCCCTTTTCTTGGCCTCAAATTATTAATTGAAACCTCAGATTCCAAAACCCTCCCCAATCTCCAACTCTCGAAACGATTGGTCACGGAGACCTCCACGTGGCCCCACCTCCCCTCACACACCCAAACGCCCTCCCTCTCGTTGCTCCCGCTTCGTACCGTTCTTATACACCCACTTCATCAACCATACTTCTAACTGCAAGCATCAGCCTCGATGGCGTACGCAACccatcctctcctctcctccgctCTCTTTGGCACCAATCTCCGCCCCAAAACCAAACCCATCCCTTCTCGCAATCCCTTCCTCCTCCCCAGAAGGCCCAGCTCCGTGCAATCATTCCTCGATCGTCACAACAGGAAGAGCCGCCCCGTCCTCCCCCCTTCTCCCACCGctgcagccgccgccgccgccttccttctctcctcctccctcccaccTTCCGCTATCGCTGACGACGTCGCTTCGGTTTCGCCTCCCCCCTCGTCGCCTCCCGTCCAGCTGGAGGCTGCCTCCAAGCCCGCTCCCCCCTCCTCCTCGAACCCCTTCTCCCAGTCTCTCCTCACCGCCCCGCGGCCGCAGGCCTCGCCTGACCTCCCCGATGGCACCCAGTGGCGCTACAGCGAGTTCCTTAATGCCGTCAAGAGGGGCAAGGTCGAGCGCGTCCGGTTCAGCAAGGACGGCGGCCTGCTCCAGCTCACGGCCGTCGACGGTCGCCGGGCCGCCGTCGTCGTCCCCAACGACCCTGACCTAATCGACATCCTGGCGATGAACGGCGTGGACATCTCCGTCTCGGAGGGGGACGGCGGCAATGGCCTGTTCAATCTCATCGGGAACCTCATCTTCCCGTTCCTCGCCTTCGCCGGCCTGTTCTTCCTATTCCGCCGGGCCCAGGGCGGGCCCGGTGGCGGCCCGGGTGGGCTCGGCGGGCCGATGGACTTCGGCCGGTCCAAATCCAAGTTCCAGGAGGTCCCCGAGACCGGCGTCACCTTCGCCGATGTCGCTGGGGCTGACCAGGCCAAGCTCGAGCTGCAGGAAGTGGTGGACTTCCTGAAGAACCCGGACAAGTACACGGCTCTTGGGGCGAAGATCCCCAAAGGTTGCCTCTTGGTGGGCCCACCCGGCACCGGCAAAACGCTGCTGGCCCGAGCTGTGGCGGGAGAGGCCGGCGTGCCCTTCTTCTCGTGCGCGGCGTCCGAGTTCGTGGAGCTGTTCGTGGGTGTGGGGGCGTCGAGGGTCCGGGATTTATTCGAAAAAGCGAAGGCTAAGGCACCTTGCATTGTGTTCATCGATGAAATTGATGCGGTGGGAAGGCAGAGGGGGGCCGGGCTTGGCGGTGGCAACGATGAGAGGGAGCAGACCATcaatcagctcttgacagagatggaTGGGTTCTCTGGGAACAGTGGGGTGATTGTTTTGGCAGCGACCAACAGGCCGGACGTGCTTGATTCGGCACTGCTACGGCCTGGAAGGTTCGATCGGCAGGTCACAGTGGATAGGCCTGATGTAGCTGGCAGGGTGAAGATCCTACAGGTTAGTTGGTATAATGTGGATACATTGAATCTTTATAATGGGCATTGTTTTAATGGTTTTTGATAATTTTGTACATGTTCTGCAGAATATTAGTTCACAGCAAGATGTTGTTTTGATGCTTTGTTAATGATGGTGTTCATGTTTTTGATAAAATTGCACATGTTTTGCAAAATAATTAGTTCTTAGGTGACTAAGTTGTTTCCATATCATAAAAGTTTGTCTCAAATGAGCTTAAAAATGAACATCTCGAGGAAGAAAAAAGtatattttttgatgaaatcTTGCTTGCTTTTGGGATTCCATCATGCATTATTCCTTCATGAGCTGGTTCGTAGCCAATTCAGTCCATGAAATGGGAGGCTGATCAGAAGTAAATATGGAACAATCGAGACAGTTAAGATTGTAAGTGATCATCATGATGAAGCTTCAGCTACCAGTGCTGCTGATtctatttttatcaaagttttaaaTCTTACATGATCGCAAACAGCTAGTGATAAATGAAGATGTAATTTGTTCTATTTTATTTGTGCTGTTACTATTATTTGGCTGATTTGTCCAGGCAGAAATGTCTCTGCTATTTTAAGATATTGATGAATACTAAGTTCTCTATTAATGCTTCGAACAGACACTTATTTGCGTTCATTGTTTTACCTTATGACAAATTTCTAATGTAACTATGTTAAAATATGACTAATTTGTTGTGAGTTTGTACTTTAGCATCACTGCTGCATGCAGGGTTTCTGACCTGCTGTATCAATGGCACTTTCTTTTGTATTTTCAAGTAGAATTTCTAATTTTGGAGTTATATCTATGTGTTTGATGTGAAACTTAAGAATACTTGCTTTGATGCTGCCCTCAAACATAGATTTCTTTTGTTTGGACTAAATGATAAATCACTGATGTGAAGGTTTTTACTGCTTAGGGAGGTTTAGACTTGAGAAGTAGTTAGTAATAATCATCTAGCAAAGCAAGAAATGGATGAAGGAACATGTGCACATTATGTAAAATAAAGTGAGAAtcagaatataaaaaaaatcaatgttaGGATTCATTACGGGAATAGTTGGAGATTACTTGAAGACTCTCACCCAACAAGGGGACTCAACAACCTTGAGACTTTATATCGTTAATTATATactattatataaatttattaaagctTTCCTACTTTCTTGAATTGCACCAAGCCTTGTTTTTAGAACTCATCTTGAGTGACCGTTGAGAATGAACTTGAATACATGACTGTTGCCTCTACTTGAAAGTCTACCTCATtcaaagattaaaagaaaaaaaagaaacttgtTGGTACCATACTGGGACTTGGATGTGGGATATAAATGCATCATTAGTTTTAATGATTATTCTTGTACTTTCAAATTTTGATCATATTCCACCATTTTAGTTTTTGTTGTAGCAACTACACTGGAaaattgtgtgtatatatatgtataaacaatTTGGTGGATATCTGGCTTAATATTTGGTTATTATAGTTGAAGGCAATTTTTTGCAAACTCTATTTTCGGTGATATTGTAGACGATGCCCTTATCTTACATCTGCTAGGTGTAAATATGTTAAGTCAGCATATCCTTGTGAGTACCTTTGACACTTGAAAAGTTGTAGAGCATAACCAAAGCATTTCTGCATAATGTGAATATGGTCCTTGACCACTGTATAAGTTTGTGGTTTGTTTAGTTGAAGATATAATTTAATCCTTTATGATTTTCCTGAATAATGGATACTAGCCAGTAGATGATACCTGTTGTAGAGTTTTTAAGAACTTTTATTCTATTTCCAGGTTCATTCAAGAGGAAAGGCACTTGCTAAGGATGTAGATTTTGAAAAAATTGCTAGAAGAACCCCGGGATTCACTGGAGCCGACTTGCAAAACCTGATGAATGAAGCAGCTATTCTTGCAGCCAGACGCGACCTTAAAGAaataagcaaggatgagatctcaGATGCTCTAGAGAGAATAATTGCAGGGCCCGAAAAGAAAAATGCAGTTGTCTCAGATGAGAAGAAGAAGCTTGTAGCGTACCATGGTATACTGTTGCACGAACTTAGTCTAAACTCTCGCTGCATGCCTTGAGGTCAAAAAAATTGAGAGATCCTGTATGTTCTTTGCAGAGGCTGGACATGCCCTTGTGGGTGCACTCATGCCTGAGTATGATCCGGTTGCCAAGATCTCCATCATCCCTCGAGGTCAAGCTGGTGGGCTTACATTCTTTGCCCCGAGCGAGGAAAGGCTCGAGTCAGGACTTTACAGCAGAAGCTACCTAGAGAATCAAATGGCCGTTGCCCTCGGTGGAAGGTTGGAAAAAGAAGCATGGATATTCCAAACTTTTCCCACTCCTCTCATTTAGATTAAGATTTTATGTACAATTAACATTCTATCACTCATGTATAGCTGCTGCATTTCAGGGTGGCAGAGGAGGTAATTTTTGGGGAAGAGAAAGTCACAACAGGAGCTTCAAATGACTTCATGCAGGTTTCACGAGTGGCAAGACAAATGGTTGAGAGGCTTGGATTCAGCAAAAGAATTGGGCAGGTTGCGATAGGCGGACCTGGTGGTAATCCGTTCTTAGGTCAACAGGTATTTAAACATTAATAATTCGAATAATGTTTCTTAACCTGCATGTTTAGGCTTGCACTGATAATGGCGTGGATGTCGATTTTGACAGATGTCATCTCAAAAGGATTATTCCATGGCAACTGCTGATGTGGTGGATTCTGAGGTTAGAGAGCTTGTGGAGAGGGCTTATGCCAGGGCCAAGCAAATCATTACcactcacattgatatccttcataagCTGGCACAACTTCTCATTGAGAAGGAGACCGTTGATGGAGAGGAGTTCATGAGCCTGTTTATTGATGGCAAAGCAGAATTATATGTTGCATGACCTAACCAATACCCTTAAGTTTTCCCTGTTGTTGAATTATGTTCACAACACattcaaggaaaaaaaaagaaagagcaagTGAATAATTAGATTGACATAGCTATGATGCATTTTGTATATACATCCTATTTTTCTTATCTTGATAATGGAGATTCAGTAAATACTGCTGAGCTATTATGA harbors:
- the LOC135623569 gene encoding ATP-dependent zinc metalloprotease FTSH, chloroplastic-like codes for the protein MAYATHPLLSSALFGTNLRPKTKPIPSRNPFLLPRRPSSVQSFLDRHNRKSRPVLPPSPTAAAAAAAFLLSSSLPPSAIADDVASVSPPPSSPPVQLEAASKPAPPSSSNPFSQSLLTAPRPQASPDLPDGTQWRYSEFLNAVKRGKVERVRFSKDGGLLQLTAVDGRRAAVVVPNDPDLIDILAMNGVDISVSEGDGGNGLFNLIGNLIFPFLAFAGLFFLFRRAQGGPGGGPGGLGGPMDFGRSKSKFQEVPETGVTFADVAGADQAKLELQEVVDFLKNPDKYTALGAKIPKGCLLVGPPGTGKTLLARAVAGEAGVPFFSCAASEFVELFVGVGASRVRDLFEKAKAKAPCIVFIDEIDAVGRQRGAGLGGGNDEREQTINQLLTEMDGFSGNSGVIVLAATNRPDVLDSALLRPGRFDRQVTVDRPDVAGRVKILQVHSRGKALAKDVDFEKIARRTPGFTGADLQNLMNEAAILAARRDLKEISKDEISDALERIIAGPEKKNAVVSDEKKKLVAYHEAGHALVGALMPEYDPVAKISIIPRGQAGGLTFFAPSEERLESGLYSRSYLENQMAVALGGRVAEEVIFGEEKVTTGASNDFMQVSRVARQMVERLGFSKRIGQVAIGGPGGNPFLGQQMSSQKDYSMATADVVDSEVRELVERAYARAKQIITTHIDILHKLAQLLIEKETVDGEEFMSLFIDGKAELYVA